One segment of Anguilla anguilla isolate fAngAng1 chromosome 1, fAngAng1.pri, whole genome shotgun sequence DNA contains the following:
- the g6fl gene encoding g6f-like isoform X3 has translation MRLADPHFQTSGDFSLRFKPRASDGGRYSCLVDLGEKKARQRVTLLAILRVAVGPALPVPADGTLRLVTEVSPSEAVSEVAWFSPRDLPLRSETLPSGAVVCKLPHFGRADQGNYTCQVRPRAGARRHHFLFTYGIAADVSKAANFTSLTNGTAVSTACLSRTPVPLSCTAVPGDYVLLYWQRPDRRDMDRVFAYDRWRRDRTDGTDRTVRTPSRLRLANPAAAKSGIFSFVLEPELQEGGVYLCEVFLNDHVFSHATRISVLRVYAQSTPSMLVLWCQYSERSQVKQVSWAHQNQSYRLTWSSSAPGRLTTEVPLPLRPGAAGNYTCALELRTGKVIRAVYTVTLPPAVNPSLSSPVILFPLSGLGLLVPLVAVALGVLLWKRGHRITRPRAEQSLSHHSGEVENVYENPEDLRQAPGQSSVYMDLKPTNDDDVYKELDRYEQCPC, from the exons ATGCGATTGGCGGACCCACACTTCCAGACGTCGGGAGACTTCTCGCTCCGCTTCAAGCCGCGCGCCAGCGACGGCGGCCGCTACTCCTGCCTGGTGGACCTGGGAGAGAAGAAGGCGAGGCAGAGGGTCACGCTGCTGGCCATCCTCAGAG TGGCAgtcggccccgccctgcccgtCCCGGCGGACGGCACCCTGCGCCTGGTCACGGAGGTGTCCCCCTCCGAGGCCGTCTCCGAAGTGGCCTGGTTCTCCCCCCGGGACCTCCCCCTGCGCTCCGAGACGTTGCCCTCGGGGGCGGTGGTCTGCAAGCTGCCCCACTTCGGCCGGGCCGACCAGGGCAACTACACCTGCCAGGTCCGGCCCCGGGCCGGCGCCAGGCGGCACCACTTCCTGTTCACCTACGGGATTGCGGCTGATG TTTCCAAGGCAGCGAATTTCACAAGCTTGACTAACG GCACCGCGGTCTCCACAGCCTGCCTCTCTCGAACCCCGGTCCCCCTCTCGTGCACCGCCGTCCCCGGCGACTACGTCCTCCTGTACTGGCAGCGCCCCGACCGCAGAGACATGGACCGCGTCTTCGCCTACGACCGCTGGAGGCGCGACCGCACCGACGGCACCGACCGCACCGTCCGCACACCGTCCCGCCTGCGTCTGGCCAACCCCGCCGCGGCCAAGTCCGGGATCTTCTCCTTCGTGCTGGAGCCGGAGCTCCAGGAGGGGGGCGTGTACCTCTGCGAGGTCTTCCTGAACGACCACGTCTTCAGCCACGCGACCAGGATCAGCGTTCTGAGAG tctacgCACAGTCCACGCCCTCCATGCTGGTCCTGTGGTGCCAGTACTCGGAGCGGTCGCAGGTGAAGCAGGTGTCCTGGGCCCACCAGAACCAGAGCTACAGGCTGACCTGGAGCTCCTCCGCTCCGGGCCGCCTCACGACAGAGGTCCCGCTGCCGCTCCGGCCCGGCGCGGCCGGGAACTACACCTGCGCCCTGGAGCTGAGGACCGGGAAGGTGATCAGAGCAGTGTACACCGTCACACTGCCTCCTGCTG taaaccccagtctctcctctcccgtcatcctgttccctctctctggtTTGGGGCTCCTGGTGCCCTTGGTCGCCGTGGCCCTTGGTGTGTTGCTATGGAAACGAGGACATCGTATCACTCGCCCCC GTGCGGAGCAGTCTCTGTCCCACCATTCTGGAGAAGTAGAGAATGTGTATGAAAACCCTGAAGACCTGAGACAG GCACCTGGCCAGAGTTCAGTGTATATG GACCTGAAGCCGACCAATGACGACGATGTCTATAAGGAGTTGGATCG ATATGAACAGTGCCCTTGCTGA
- the g6fl gene encoding g6f-like isoform X1: protein MELFFLPCPLFIALLSVSGAASAKEDWDDVVVTKENTPVTLACSDRALTGSVKLEWLWKPDGRDAWSLVLSANQRQEFRGGASKADMRLADPHFQTSGDFSLRFKPRASDGGRYSCLVDLGEKKARQRVTLLAILRVAVGPALPVPADGTLRLVTEVSPSEAVSEVAWFSPRDLPLRSETLPSGAVVCKLPHFGRADQGNYTCQVRPRAGARRHHFLFTYGIAADVSKAANFTSLTNGTAVSTACLSRTPVPLSCTAVPGDYVLLYWQRPDRRDMDRVFAYDRWRRDRTDGTDRTVRTPSRLRLANPAAAKSGIFSFVLEPELQEGGVYLCEVFLNDHVFSHATRISVLRVYAQSTPSMLVLWCQYSERSQVKQVSWAHQNQSYRLTWSSSAPGRLTTEVPLPLRPGAAGNYTCALELRTGKVIRAVYTVTLPPAVNPSLSSPVILFPLSGLGLLVPLVAVALGVLLWKRGHRITRPRAEQSLSHHSGEVENVYENPEDLRQAPGQSSVYMDLKPTNDDDVYKELDRYEQCPC from the exons ATGGagcttttctttctcccctgtCCTCTGTTCATCGCACTGCTTTCCgtctccggagccgcctcagcCAAAG AAGATTGGGACGACGTTGTGGTGACCAAGGAGAACACGCCGGTCACCTTGGCTTGCTCCGACCGGGCGCTCACGGGCTCCGTGAAGCTGGAGTGGCTGTGGAAGCCTGACGGCCGGGACGCCTGGAGCCTGGTCCTGTCGGCCAATCAAAGGCAGGAATTCAGGGGCGGGGCGTCGAAGGCGGACATGCGATTGGCGGACCCACACTTCCAGACGTCGGGAGACTTCTCGCTCCGCTTCAAGCCGCGCGCCAGCGACGGCGGCCGCTACTCCTGCCTGGTGGACCTGGGAGAGAAGAAGGCGAGGCAGAGGGTCACGCTGCTGGCCATCCTCAGAG TGGCAgtcggccccgccctgcccgtCCCGGCGGACGGCACCCTGCGCCTGGTCACGGAGGTGTCCCCCTCCGAGGCCGTCTCCGAAGTGGCCTGGTTCTCCCCCCGGGACCTCCCCCTGCGCTCCGAGACGTTGCCCTCGGGGGCGGTGGTCTGCAAGCTGCCCCACTTCGGCCGGGCCGACCAGGGCAACTACACCTGCCAGGTCCGGCCCCGGGCCGGCGCCAGGCGGCACCACTTCCTGTTCACCTACGGGATTGCGGCTGATG TTTCCAAGGCAGCGAATTTCACAAGCTTGACTAACG GCACCGCGGTCTCCACAGCCTGCCTCTCTCGAACCCCGGTCCCCCTCTCGTGCACCGCCGTCCCCGGCGACTACGTCCTCCTGTACTGGCAGCGCCCCGACCGCAGAGACATGGACCGCGTCTTCGCCTACGACCGCTGGAGGCGCGACCGCACCGACGGCACCGACCGCACCGTCCGCACACCGTCCCGCCTGCGTCTGGCCAACCCCGCCGCGGCCAAGTCCGGGATCTTCTCCTTCGTGCTGGAGCCGGAGCTCCAGGAGGGGGGCGTGTACCTCTGCGAGGTCTTCCTGAACGACCACGTCTTCAGCCACGCGACCAGGATCAGCGTTCTGAGAG tctacgCACAGTCCACGCCCTCCATGCTGGTCCTGTGGTGCCAGTACTCGGAGCGGTCGCAGGTGAAGCAGGTGTCCTGGGCCCACCAGAACCAGAGCTACAGGCTGACCTGGAGCTCCTCCGCTCCGGGCCGCCTCACGACAGAGGTCCCGCTGCCGCTCCGGCCCGGCGCGGCCGGGAACTACACCTGCGCCCTGGAGCTGAGGACCGGGAAGGTGATCAGAGCAGTGTACACCGTCACACTGCCTCCTGCTG taaaccccagtctctcctctcccgtcatcctgttccctctctctggtTTGGGGCTCCTGGTGCCCTTGGTCGCCGTGGCCCTTGGTGTGTTGCTATGGAAACGAGGACATCGTATCACTCGCCCCC GTGCGGAGCAGTCTCTGTCCCACCATTCTGGAGAAGTAGAGAATGTGTATGAAAACCCTGAAGACCTGAGACAG GCACCTGGCCAGAGTTCAGTGTATATG GACCTGAAGCCGACCAATGACGACGATGTCTATAAGGAGTTGGATCG ATATGAACAGTGCCCTTGCTGA
- the g6fl gene encoding g6f-like isoform X2 — protein sequence MELFFLPCPLFIALLSVSGAASAKDWDDVVVTKENTPVTLACSDRALTGSVKLEWLWKPDGRDAWSLVLSANQRQEFRGGASKADMRLADPHFQTSGDFSLRFKPRASDGGRYSCLVDLGEKKARQRVTLLAILRVAVGPALPVPADGTLRLVTEVSPSEAVSEVAWFSPRDLPLRSETLPSGAVVCKLPHFGRADQGNYTCQVRPRAGARRHHFLFTYGIAADVSKAANFTSLTNGTAVSTACLSRTPVPLSCTAVPGDYVLLYWQRPDRRDMDRVFAYDRWRRDRTDGTDRTVRTPSRLRLANPAAAKSGIFSFVLEPELQEGGVYLCEVFLNDHVFSHATRISVLRVYAQSTPSMLVLWCQYSERSQVKQVSWAHQNQSYRLTWSSSAPGRLTTEVPLPLRPGAAGNYTCALELRTGKVIRAVYTVTLPPAVNPSLSSPVILFPLSGLGLLVPLVAVALGVLLWKRGHRITRPRAEQSLSHHSGEVENVYENPEDLRQAPGQSSVYMDLKPTNDDDVYKELDRYEQCPC from the exons ATGGagcttttctttctcccctgtCCTCTGTTCATCGCACTGCTTTCCgtctccggagccgcctcagcCAAAG ATTGGGACGACGTTGTGGTGACCAAGGAGAACACGCCGGTCACCTTGGCTTGCTCCGACCGGGCGCTCACGGGCTCCGTGAAGCTGGAGTGGCTGTGGAAGCCTGACGGCCGGGACGCCTGGAGCCTGGTCCTGTCGGCCAATCAAAGGCAGGAATTCAGGGGCGGGGCGTCGAAGGCGGACATGCGATTGGCGGACCCACACTTCCAGACGTCGGGAGACTTCTCGCTCCGCTTCAAGCCGCGCGCCAGCGACGGCGGCCGCTACTCCTGCCTGGTGGACCTGGGAGAGAAGAAGGCGAGGCAGAGGGTCACGCTGCTGGCCATCCTCAGAG TGGCAgtcggccccgccctgcccgtCCCGGCGGACGGCACCCTGCGCCTGGTCACGGAGGTGTCCCCCTCCGAGGCCGTCTCCGAAGTGGCCTGGTTCTCCCCCCGGGACCTCCCCCTGCGCTCCGAGACGTTGCCCTCGGGGGCGGTGGTCTGCAAGCTGCCCCACTTCGGCCGGGCCGACCAGGGCAACTACACCTGCCAGGTCCGGCCCCGGGCCGGCGCCAGGCGGCACCACTTCCTGTTCACCTACGGGATTGCGGCTGATG TTTCCAAGGCAGCGAATTTCACAAGCTTGACTAACG GCACCGCGGTCTCCACAGCCTGCCTCTCTCGAACCCCGGTCCCCCTCTCGTGCACCGCCGTCCCCGGCGACTACGTCCTCCTGTACTGGCAGCGCCCCGACCGCAGAGACATGGACCGCGTCTTCGCCTACGACCGCTGGAGGCGCGACCGCACCGACGGCACCGACCGCACCGTCCGCACACCGTCCCGCCTGCGTCTGGCCAACCCCGCCGCGGCCAAGTCCGGGATCTTCTCCTTCGTGCTGGAGCCGGAGCTCCAGGAGGGGGGCGTGTACCTCTGCGAGGTCTTCCTGAACGACCACGTCTTCAGCCACGCGACCAGGATCAGCGTTCTGAGAG tctacgCACAGTCCACGCCCTCCATGCTGGTCCTGTGGTGCCAGTACTCGGAGCGGTCGCAGGTGAAGCAGGTGTCCTGGGCCCACCAGAACCAGAGCTACAGGCTGACCTGGAGCTCCTCCGCTCCGGGCCGCCTCACGACAGAGGTCCCGCTGCCGCTCCGGCCCGGCGCGGCCGGGAACTACACCTGCGCCCTGGAGCTGAGGACCGGGAAGGTGATCAGAGCAGTGTACACCGTCACACTGCCTCCTGCTG taaaccccagtctctcctctcccgtcatcctgttccctctctctggtTTGGGGCTCCTGGTGCCCTTGGTCGCCGTGGCCCTTGGTGTGTTGCTATGGAAACGAGGACATCGTATCACTCGCCCCC GTGCGGAGCAGTCTCTGTCCCACCATTCTGGAGAAGTAGAGAATGTGTATGAAAACCCTGAAGACCTGAGACAG GCACCTGGCCAGAGTTCAGTGTATATG GACCTGAAGCCGACCAATGACGACGATGTCTATAAGGAGTTGGATCG ATATGAACAGTGCCCTTGCTGA